The Rhododendron vialii isolate Sample 1 chromosome 5a, ASM3025357v1 genome contains a region encoding:
- the LOC131326179 gene encoding acid phosphatase 1, with translation MISAAMQQIWEVFIFLFFATFTKSVYTRPCGRPSAPLPDDSASYCLSWRLGVEANNVRAWRTTPTQCLRHIENYMTGGQYERDLNFIMEHIESYIDTIQLSEDGLDAWILDVDDTCISNVFYYRGKRFGCDPFDPDGFRKWALRGECPAIPAVQGLFDNLVGRGFKVFLVTGRDEETLGQATLDNLHKQGFIGYEKLIMRSAAYRGQSAVAYKSEIRKQLEGGGSGGDIGAGGYRIWGNVGDQWSDLQGNCTGNRTFKLPNPMYFVP, from the exons ATGATTTCAGCAGCGATGCAACAAATATGGGAGGTATTCATATTTCTCTTCTTCGCCACGTTCACAAAGTCGGTCTACACAAGGCCATGCGGGAGACCAAGCGCTCCGTTACCAGACGATAGCGCAAGCTATTGCTTGAGCTGGAGGCTGGGCGTGGAGGCAAACAACGTCCGTGCGTGGCGGACCACACCAACTCAGTGCCTGCGACACATTGAGAATTACATGACTGGTGGCCAATATGAGCGTGACCTAAACTTCATTATGGAGCATATTGAGAGTTATATTGATACGATTCAGCTCTCTGAGGATGGCTTGGATGCTTGGATCCTCGACGTGGACGATACCTGCATCTCTAATGTCTTTTACTACCGAGGCAAGCGTTTTGG GTGTGATCCGTTTGATCCTGACGGGTTTAGGAAGTGGGCGTTGAGAGGAGAGTGCCCGGCGATACCAGCAGTTCAAGGGTTATTCGACAATTTGGTGGGAAGAGGATTTAAGGTGTTTCTGGTTACGGGTAGAGATGAAGAGACGCTGGGGCAGGCTACACTTGATAATTTGCACAAGCAGGGATTCATTGGTTATGAAAAGCTGATTATGAG GAGCGCAGCATACAGGGGACAAAGCGCGGTGGCATACAAGTCAGAAATAAGGAAGCAATTGGAAGGTGGTGGATCAGGTGGGGATATTGGTGCCGGTGGTTACAGAATATGGGGTAACGTTGGAGACCAGTGGAGTGATCTTCAAGGGAATTGTACGGGCAATCGGACTTTCAAACTTCCTAATCCCATGTACTTCGTTCCTTGA